From one Meles meles chromosome 18, mMelMel3.1 paternal haplotype, whole genome shotgun sequence genomic stretch:
- the LOC123929209 gene encoding 60S ribosomal protein L37a-like, with amino-acid sequence MANRTKKVGIVGKYGTRYGASLRKMVKKIEISQHAKYTCSFCGKTKMKRRAVGIWHCGSCMKTVAGGAWTYSTASAVTVKSAVRRLKELKDQ; translated from the coding sequence ATGGCTAATCGCACCAAGAAGGTCGGAATCGTGGGCAAATACGGGACCCGTTATGGTGCCTCCCTCAGGAAGATGGTGAAGAAGATTGAGATAAGCCAGCACGCCAAGTACACTTGCTCCTTCTGTGGCAAAACCAAGATGAAAAGACGAGCTGTGGGGATCTGGCATTGTGGCTCCTGCATGAAAACTGTCGCTGGTGGCGCCTGGACCTACAGCACCGCTTCTGCCGTCACAGTAAAGTCTGCCGTCAGAAGACTGAAGGAGTTGAAAGACCAGTAG